A single genomic interval of Hevea brasiliensis isolate MT/VB/25A 57/8 chromosome 4, ASM3005281v1, whole genome shotgun sequence harbors:
- the LOC110640852 gene encoding transcription factor MUTE isoform X1, giving the protein MSHITIERNRRRQMNEHLKVLRSLTPCFYIRRGDQASIIGGVIEFIKELHQVLQALESKKRRKSLSPSPSPSPRPLQLITLQPDQSPPHGQENVKELTACSNSSVADVEAKISGSNVILKILSRPMPGQIVRIINILEKLSFEVLHLNISSMEDTVLYSFVVKIGLECQLSVEELAVEVQQSFLFPEKVYTNYM; this is encoded by the exons ATGTCTCACATAACTATAGAAAGAAACCGGAGAAGACAGATGAATGAGCATCTCAAGGTCTTACGTTCCTTGACCCCTTGTTTCTATATCAGAAGG GGGGACCAAGCATCTATAATAGGGGGTGTTATAGAGTTTATAAAAGAATTGCATCAAGTTCTGCAGGCTCTGGAGTCCAAGAAACGAAGGAAGAGTTTAAGCCCTAGTCCTAGCCCTAGCCCTAGGCCACTGCAGCTAATTACTCTTCAGCCTGATCAGAGCCCCCCCCATGGGCAAGAAAATGTTAAGGAACTAACCGCATGCTCCAACTCTTCAGTTGCGGATGTGGAAGCAAAGATTTCGGGATCAAACGTGATCTTGAAAATATTATCGAGGCCAATGCCAGGTCAAATTGTGAGGATAATCAATATCTTGGAAAAACTTTCCTTTGAGGTCCTTCATCTGAACATAAGTAGCATGGAAGACACTGTTCTCTACTCCTTTGTCGTCAAG ATAGGGCTGGAATGTCAGTTAAGTGTGGAGGAACTTGCAGTCGAAGTTCAGCAAAGCTTCTTATTTCCTGAGAAAGTTTACACAAATTACATGTAG
- the LOC110640852 gene encoding transcription factor MUTE isoform X2 gives MSHITIERNRRRQMNEHLKVLRSLTPCFYIRRGDQASIIGGVIEFIKELHQVLQALESKKRRKSLSPSPSPSPRPLQLITLQPDQSPPHGQENVKELTACSNSSVADVEAKISGSNVILKILSRPMPGQIVRIINILEKLSFEVLHLNISSMEDTVLYSFVVKILWRSTCQAHFHW, from the exons ATGTCTCACATAACTATAGAAAGAAACCGGAGAAGACAGATGAATGAGCATCTCAAGGTCTTACGTTCCTTGACCCCTTGTTTCTATATCAGAAGG GGGGACCAAGCATCTATAATAGGGGGTGTTATAGAGTTTATAAAAGAATTGCATCAAGTTCTGCAGGCTCTGGAGTCCAAGAAACGAAGGAAGAGTTTAAGCCCTAGTCCTAGCCCTAGCCCTAGGCCACTGCAGCTAATTACTCTTCAGCCTGATCAGAGCCCCCCCCATGGGCAAGAAAATGTTAAGGAACTAACCGCATGCTCCAACTCTTCAGTTGCGGATGTGGAAGCAAAGATTTCGGGATCAAACGTGATCTTGAAAATATTATCGAGGCCAATGCCAGGTCAAATTGTGAGGATAATCAATATCTTGGAAAAACTTTCCTTTGAGGTCCTTCATCTGAACATAAGTAGCATGGAAGACACTGTTCTCTACTCCTTTGTCGTCAAG ATTCTGTGGAGAAGTACTTGTCAGGCTCACTTTCATTGGTAG
- the LOC131179126 gene encoding dual specificity protein phosphatase 1-like, translating into MDKIDDSIKNQIAALWRVINVTRCLKEDNLPCQIEEGLFLGSFGAANNKDVLKSKNITHILTVANSLAPAYRNDFVYKVIGVTDKEDTNLRQYFDECFSFIDEAKRQGGCVLIHCFVGKSRSVTIVVGYLMRKYGMSLSQALGHVKSRRPQAAPNSGFISQLQDFENSLQGIQS; encoded by the exons ATGGATAAAATTGATGATTCAATTAAGAATCAAATAGCTGCACTTTGGCGAGTTATAAATGTGACAAGATGCCTTAAGGAGGACAACCTCCCATGTCAAATTGAAGAG GGCCTCTTCTTGGGTTCTTTTGGTGCTGCTAATAATAAGGATGTACTAAAAAGCAAGAATATTACACATATCTTAACAGTAGCTAATTCTTTGGCTCCTGCTTATCGAAATGATTTTGTATATAAAGTGATTGGAG TTACGGATAAAGAAGACACAAATTTGAGACAATACTTTGATGAGTGTTTCAGTTTTATTGATGAAGCTAAAAGACAGGGTGGATGTGTTTTGATTCATTGCTTTGTTGGAAAATCCAGAAG CGTGACAATTGTTGTTGGTTATCTGATGAGAAAGTATGGAATGAGCCTATCCCAAGCTCTTGGACATGTGAAGAGTAGACGACCTCAGGCTGCTCCTAACTCGGGTTTTATCTCACAATTGCAAGACTTTGAGAACTCTCTTCAAG GCATCCAATCATAA
- the LOC110640833 gene encoding probable aspartic proteinase GIP2 — protein MHDAKLCLPLRQTLCLPLFPLTSSPSMASVKFFLLSCSFFYFLYQVHAQTSFLPDSVLLPVTKDISTFQYITQIDYGTSQLPTKLVVDLGSPFLLVDCVSGHVSFKRIIPSCSIQCSMAKAFHLGNNSCFSGTSRPGNHPSTCDIFTENGITRVISRGELAEDIVAVQAVEDGKIIKVDHFLFVCGPTFLLNGLARGAQGVLGLGRSPVSLPSQLAAAFDFHKKFATCLSSSNGFILFRNMGSDSIFSSEISRSLTYTPLVSNPGGNPQEYFINVRSIKINGKRLALGQEGIKGTKISTTVPYTTLESSIYGTFVKAYIKAANGMNMTRVAPLAPFGLCFSSKGIGVTELGAKVPAIELVLQSEMVKWRIHGRNSMVVVSEEMMCLGLLDGGLDSKTSIVIGGFQLEDTFLDFDLATLMLGFSLPLRMRQTSCSDLLLESATLKDSL, from the coding sequence ATGCACGATGCCAAACTCTGTCTCCCTCTTCGTCAAACTCTTTGTCTCCCTCTTTTCCCCCTTACTAGTTCTCCTTCAATGGCTTCTGTCAAATTCTTTCTTCTGTCTTGCtcctttttctattttctttaccAAGTTCATGCTCAGACCTCCTTCCTACCAGATTCTGTACTTCTTCCTGTTACCAAAGATATCTCAACCTTCCAATACATTACCCAAATCGACTATGGCACCTCACAATTACCCACCAAGCTTGTAGTTGATCTCGGCAGTCCCTTTCTCTTGGTTGATTGTGTCTCAGGCCACGTTTCATTTAAACGTATAATTCCCAGTTGTTCAATCCAGTGCTCAATGGCAAAAGCCTTTCATCTTGGAAATAATAGTTGCTTTTCTGGTACTTCTAGGCCTGGAAATCATCCCTCAACTTGTGATATTTTCACAGAAAACGGTATCACACGGGTGATATCAAGAGGGGAGCTTGCAGAAGATATTGTAGCCGTACAAGCCGTAGAAGATGGTAAAATCATAAAAGTTGATCACTTTCTCTTCGTTTGTGGACCTACTTTTCTTTTAAATGGCTTAGCCAGAGGTGCCCAGGGGGTGTTAGGCCTAGGAAGGAGTCCAGTTTCATTGCCATCACAGCTTGCTGCAGCGTTTGATTTCCACAAGAAATTTGCTACCTGCTTGTCTTCCTCTAATGGCTTTATATTATTTAGAAATATGGGTAGTGATTCAATTTTTAGCTCAGAAATTTCAAGGTCACTAACCTACACACCTCTAGTCTCCAACCCAGGTGGTAATCCTCAAGAATATTTCATCAACGTGAGGTCCATCAAAATTAACGGCAAGCGATTGGCTCTAGGCCAAGAAGGCATTAAAGGAACAAAAATAAGCACAACTGTGCCTTACACCACTTTGGAGAGCTCAATCTATGGCACATTTGTGAAAGCTTACATAAAGGCTGCAAATGGCATGAATATGACAAGGGTTGCTCCTTTGGCCCCTTTCGGCCTTTGCTTTAGTTCAAAAGGTATTGGTGTCACAGAATTGGGTGCAAAGGTTCCTGCAATTGAGCTAGTGCTGCAGAGTGAGATGGTAAAGTGGAGGATACATGGGAGGAATTCTATGGTGGTTGTGAGTGAAGAGATGATGTGTTTGGGGTTGTTGGATGGTGGGCTGGACTCAAAAACCTCAATTGTAATAGGAGGGTTTCAATTAGAGGATACCTTTTTAGATTTTGATTTGGCAACTTTAATGTTAGGATTCAGTTTGCCTCTTCGGATGAGACAAACTTCTTGTTCTGACTTGCTGCTGGAATCCGCCACGCTTAAGGACTCTCTGTGA
- the LOC110640843 gene encoding probable aspartic proteinase GIP2 — MDLSCNLLLFFSLLFIIINPSIVQSSFRPKALLLPVSKDPSSQQYLAQINQRTPLVPVKLTVDLGGQYLWVDCERGYVSSSYKPVPCKSVQCSLAKSKSCITECFSSPRPGCNNNTCALLPDNTVTHTGTSGEVGQDVVSIQSTDGSNPGRVVSVPNLIFTCGATFLLEGLASGVKGMVGLGRTRISLPSQFSAAFSFDRKFAICLSSSTNAKGVVIFGDGPYVLLPNIDVSKSLIYTPLILNPVSTASASFEGDPSSEYFIGVKSIKINGKAVPLNTSFLTINNIEGFGGTKISTVDPYTVMETTIYSAVVNAFIRELAEVPRVAPVAPFGACFNSTNIGSTRVGPAVPQIDLVLQSSTVFWRIFGANSMVQVKSDVLCLGFVDGGANPRTSIVIGGHQLEENLLQFDLATSKLGFSSSLLFRQTTCANFNFTSIA, encoded by the coding sequence ATGGATCTCTCCTGTAATCtccttctctttttctctcttctcttcatTATAATCAATCCTTCCATAGTTCAATCATCTTTCAGGCCTAAAGCTCTACTCCTTCCAGTCTCAAAAGATCCTTCCTCTCAGCAATACCTTGCGCAAATCAACCAAAGAACCCCTTTAGTGCCAGTGAAGTTGACTGTTGACCTTGGAGGCCAGTATCTCTGGGTCGATTGTGAACGAGGTTATGTTTCCTCCTCCTACAAACCTGTACCCTGCAAATCAGTCCAGTGTTCGCTTGCCAAGTCAAAGAGTTGTATCACTGAGTGCTTTTCTAGCCCAAGGCCAGGATGCAACAATAACACATGTGCCCTACTCCCTGACAATACCGTAACCCACACTGGAACTAGTGGTGAGGTTGGTCAGGATGTTGTTTCCATTCAATCCACTGATGGGTCAAATCCTGGTAGAGTTGTTTCTGTGCCTAATTTGATTTTCACTTGTGGTGCGACTTTTCTCTTGGAAGGTCTTGCAAGTGGTGTCAAGGGAATGGTTGGCCTTGGAAGGACTCGGATATCACTTCCTTCTCAATTCTCCGCTGCTTTTAGCTTTGACAGgaagtttgccatttgtttaaGCTCTTCGACAAATGCCAAGGGTGTGGTGATCTTTGGTGATGGGCCTTACGTTTTGCTTCCAAATATTGATGTCTCCAAATCTCTCATTTACACCCCATTAATTCTCAACCCGGTGAGCACAGCATCTGCATCTTTTGAAGGTGATCCGTCCTCTGAATACTTCATTGGAGTCAAGTCTATCAAGATCAATGGAAAAGCTGTTCCATTGAACACATCATTTTTAACCATTAATAATATAGAAGGATTTGGAGGAACCAAGATAAGCACTGTAGATCCTTACACAGTAATGGAAACAACAATCTACAGTGCTGTTGTCAATGCTTTTATCAGGGAACTAGCTGAAGTCCCTAGAGTGGCACCTGTGGCACCTTTTGGGGCTTGCTTTAACTCAACCAACATCGGCAGCACTCGAGTTGGGCCAGCCGTGCCTCAAATTGATCTTGTCTTGCAAAGCAGTACCGTTTTCTGGAGGATTTTTGGTGCAAACTCAATGGTTCAAGTTAAAAGTGATGTTCTGTGTCTGGGATTCGTGGATGGAGGTGCAAATCCCAGGACTTCAATAGTCATTGGTGGGCATCAATTGGAGGAAAATCTTCTACAGTTTGATCTAGCCACTTCCAAGCTTGGGTTCAGCTCTTCACTGTTGTTTAGACAGACAACTTGTGCCAACTTCAACTTTACCTCCATAGCTTAG
- the LOC110655195 gene encoding probable aspartic proteinase GIP2, which translates to MASSIAPLILFSFFISISSSLSQTLSKPKALILPVSKDATTLQYVTHIKMGTPLAKKNFAVDLGGQHFWMDCDDGQYVSSSFKQSLCGSAPCSVAKATCDGACFPGYNRPGCNKEKCHVNIDNTLIGGGFDVGFISLDKISIQSTEGSKYGPYVGISDFIFACANDRGVGNLARGANGMVGLGSNQIALPTQLSSAFGGSFRRNFAICLPSTSKSNGVIFFGDSPYVFYPGYNTSKVIDVSSRFQHTKLYINTAVTGSSVVTRGPPSPDYFVKVTSIMVNKKPIRVNSTLLEFKKTGKGGTKISTVEPYTKLETTIHRALVKAFDKEIAVWNVSKVAPVAPFTDCYTTGNMGMTILGIGVPDIAFVFENNKNLYWEMYGANSMVEMSRDVVCLAFLDAGDEPIITTPIVIGAHQLQDNLLQFDLASNRLAFTSTLLLEEVECSNFKF; encoded by the coding sequence ATGGCTTCATCTATAGCTCCATTAATCCTTTTCTCCTTTTTCATTTCCATCTCTTCCTCCCTCTCTCAAACACTTTCAAAACCCAAAGCACTAATCCTCCCAGTTTCCAAAGATGCCACTACCCTCCAATATGTAACCCACATTAAGATGGGAACCCCTTTAGCCAAGAAAAACTTTGCGGTGGATCTAGGAGGTCAGCATTTTTGGATGGATTGCGATGATGGACAATATGTATCATCCTCATTCAAACAGAGCCTATGTGGTTCAGCACCATGTTCAGTGGCCAAAGCTACTTGTGATGGTGCATGCTTTCCTGGATATAATAGACCAGGATGCAACAAGGAAAAATGTCATGTGAATATTGATAACACACTCATAGGTGGTGGATTTGATGTTGGATTTATTTCCTTAGACAAAATTTCCATTCAATCCACCGAGGGATCAAAGTATGGCCCATATGTTGGAATTTCTGATTTTATCTTCGCTTGCGCTAATGATCGAGGCGTAGGCAATCTTGCTAGGGGTGCAAATGGGATGGTTGGCCTTGGCAGCAACCAAATTGCACTACCAACACAACTTTCTTCAGCATTCGGTGGAAGCTTTCGTCGAAATTTCGCTATCTGCTTGCCTTCCACTTCCAAATCCAATGGCGTCATTTTCTTTGGTGACTCTCCTTATGTATTCTATCCAGGTTACAATACATCAAAGGTCATTGACGTCTCATCAAGATTCCAACACACGAAACTCTACATCAACACCGCAGTCACAGGATCATCCGTCGTGACACGAGGACCCCCATCGCCGGACTACTTCGTCAAGGTCACATCTATTATGGTAAACAAAAAACCCATTCGCGTAAACTCAACATTGCTTGAATTCAAGAAGACGGGGAAGGGCGGAACAAAAATTTCCACCGTTGAACCCTACACCAAGCTGGAAACCACTATCCATAGGGCCCTTGTTAAGGCGTTTGATAAGGAGATTGCAGTTTGGAATGTGAGTAAGGTAGCTCCTGTGGCACCTTTCACAGATTGCTATACCACAGGAAACATGGGCATGACAATTCTTGGGATTGGTGTCCCTGACATTGCATTCGTGTTCGAGAACAACAAGAATTTATACTGGGAAATGTATGGAGCTAATTCAATGGTGGAGATGAGTCGCGATGTAGTGTGTTTAGCGTTTTTGGATGCAGGTGATGAGCCTATAATAACGACACCTATAGTGATTGGGGCACACCAGTTGCAGGATAATCTTCTTCAGTTTGATCTAGCTTCTAATCGATTGGCCTTTACTTCCACACTTCTCTTGGAAGAAGTCGAATGCTCCAACTTCAAATTCTAA
- the LOC110655214 gene encoding probable aspartic proteinase GIP2 — protein sequence MASSPRFILLSLLIFFSLSHAQTSSSHSKPKALVLPISKDASTLQYLTHLNLGTPSLQTTLVVDLGGRHLWIDCSSGYQSSTYRPGHCGSASCSLAKADCVSICPNPARPGCNNNTCKVLAKNSVFGGFLIPEVAIDTISIRSTDGSKAGSHVSIPNFIFACAESFDLINLASGAKGMLGLAKERVSMPTQLSSAFGGSFRRKFAICLPSNPKANGVLFFGDSPYQFHPGYDTSKVVEVSSSFRYTKLHVNYETTASPRLQGAQLPEYFVKITSILVNQKPVPINSTLLDFHKTGIGGSRITTVQPYTTLETAIYKSFVKVFDEQMLVTTGNRKVRKVAAVSPFKDCYRKEDLDMSLLGFSVPDIYLVFENRDVNWLITGANSMVEVSNDVVCLGFLDRGPNTGLTTTSIDIGAHQLQDNLLQFDIAASRLAFTSTLLLREVECSNFKF from the coding sequence ATGGCTTCTTCACCTCGATTTATTCTTTTGTCTCTCctcattttcttctctctctcccatGCACAAACATCTTCCTCCCACTCAAAACCCAAAGCACTCGTCCTCCCCATCTCCAAAGATGCCTCCACCCTCCAATACCTCACCCATCTCAACTTGGGAACCCCTTCCCTTCAAACAACCCTTGTTGTCGACCTTGGAGGCAGGCATTTATGGATAGACTGCTCAAGTGGATATCAGTCATCCACTTATAGACCAGGACATTGCGGCTCTGCCTCATGTTCCCTGGCTAAAGCCGATTGCGTTAGCATATGCCCCAATCCTGCTAGGCCTGGTTGCAACAACAATACCTGCAAAGTACTGGCCAAAAACAGTGTCTTTGGAGGTTTTCTGATCCCTGAGGTTGCCATTGATACAATCTCTATCCGATCCACAGATGGCTCTAAGGCCGGTTCGCATGTTTCAATTCCCAATTTTATCTTCGCTTGTGCAGAGTCCTTCGACCTAATAAATCTTGCTAGTGGCGCAAAGGGGATGCTTGGCCTAGCAAAGGAACGAGTTTCAATGCCCACGCAGCTTTCATCTGCATTTGGTGGAAGTTTTCGTCGAAAATTTGCTATATGCTTACCTTCCAATCCCAAAGCCAATGGTGTCTTGTTCTTCGGAGACTCTCCTTACCAATTCCATCCAGGTTACGACACATCCAAGGTCGTCGAAGTATCTTCAAGTTTTAGGTACACCAAACTCCATGTCAATTATGAAACCACAGCATCACCTAGGTTGCAAGGAGCACAATTGCCTGAGTACTTTGTGAAGATCACATCTATTCTGGTAAACCAAAAACCAGTTCCAATTAACTCCACATTGCTTGATTTCCACAAGACAGGCATCGGTGGTTCAAGAATAACTACAGTGCAACCTTATACCACTCTTGAGACTGCCATCTACAAGTCATTTGTTAAGGTGTTTGATGAGCAAATGCTAGTTACTACAGGAAATAGGAAAGTGAGAAAGGTTGCAGCTGTGTCACCGTTTAAAGATTGTTATCGTAAAGAAGACTTGGATATGTCATTACTCGGGTTTAGTGTTCCTGACATTTATTTAGTGTTTGAAAATCGGGATGTGAATTGGTTAATCACTGGAGCCAATTCAATGGTAGAGGTAAGCAATGATGTAGTGTGCTTAGGGTTTTTGGATAGAGGTCCAAACACCGGATTGACAACAACGTCAATAGATATCGGAGCACACCAATTGCAAGACAATCTTCTTCAGTTTGATATTGCTGCTTCAAGGCTTGCATTTACATCCACACTTCTATTACGAGAAGTTGAGTGTTCTAACTTCAAATTTTAA
- the LOC110655215 gene encoding chitinase CLP-like, whose translation MHKLALIFLFVLAFVSYEVSAQPYKTLVAPINKDTSTSLYSITLNSNEKYVIDINAPFLWFICPFPSPPVPCSSLECIQGRTYLSGLCSSSNNIYIHGRCTCTVTPVNPVTKTCAPAQLTYKDLIISWTNGKNPTNVIKFNRLSVSCAPKSLLQSLPRGTNGIAGLSWAPLALSTQLTPSNHGLTKKFAICLPSASGARGVVFFGDGPYYLMSRTQLDVRSILSYTPLLKRDNSQEYFIGVKGISVNGKPTKIPPVAFEFDSLGHGGVQLSSVVPYTTLRSDIYRSFLYEFSMATRGIPRAKNVSPFDLCLKTNNATGWSPVGLRVPQIDLELGNGKKWTIFGANSMKQISNDVACLAFVDGGKAAQRAVVIGSYQIENNFLLFDLASSTLGFSSSLLLSRTTCGNFNFNYGVGA comes from the coding sequence ATGCATAAGCTTGCTCTAATTTTCCTCTTTGTTTTAGCCTTCGTTTCATATGAAGTTTCAGCTCAGCCTTACAAAACCCTAGTTGCACCCATCAACAAAGACACCTCCACTTCTCTTTACAGCATCACCCTCAACTCCAATGAGAAATATGTCATCGACATAAATGCTCCCTTTTTATGGTTCATTTGCCCGTTTCCAAGTCCTCCTGTTCCTTGTTCATCTCTCGAATGTATCCAAGGCAGAACCTACCTCTCAGGCCTGTGTTCTTCATCTAATAACATTTATATACACGGTCGATGCACTTGCACTGTCACTCCTGTAAACCCAGTTACCAAGACTTGTGCCCCAGCCCAACTGACCTACAAAGATCTTATCATATCTTGGACAAATGGTAAAAACCCTACCAATGTTATTAAATTCAATCGCTTGTCTGTTTCTTGTGCACCTAAATCTCTCCTGCAGTCTCTTCCTAGAGGTACCAATGGCATAGCTGGATTATCTTGGGCTCCTCTGGCTCTTTCAACACAATTAACCCCTTCAAATCATGGATTAACCAAGAAGTTTGCGATTTGTTTGCCCAGTGCATCTGGGGCTCGTGGTGTGGTTTTCTTCGGTGATGGTCCATATTATCTTATGTCTCGTACTCAGTTGGATGTAAGGAGCATTCTTTCTTACACTCCATTGCTGAAAAGAGACAATTCACAAGAGTACTTCATTGGAGTGAAGGGCATATCAGTTAATGGAAAGCCAACTAAAATTCCACCTGTTGCGTTTGAGTTTGATTCATTAGGCCATGGTGGTGTGCAACTTAGTTCAGTAGTCCCTTACACCACACTCAGGAGTGATATATACAGGTCTTTTCTTTATGAGTTTTCAATGGCCACAAGGGGAATACCTCGAGCCAAGAATGTGAGCCCATTCGATCTGTGCCTGAAAACTAATAATGCAACTGGGTGGAGCCCTGTGGGTTTGCGAGTTCCTCAGATCGATTTGGAATTGGGCAATGGTAAGAAGTGGACAATATTTGGAGCAAATTCTATGAAGCAAATTAGCAATGATGTTGCATGCCTTGCCTTCGTTGATGGAGGGAAGGCTGCCCAACGAGCGGTTGTGATCGGATCATATCAGATAGAGAATAATTTCCTGCTGTTTGATCTTGCTTCATCAACCTTGGGATTCAGTTCTTCACTGTTGCTGTCCAGGACCACATGTGGCAACTTCAATTTCAATTATGGGGTTGGAGCTTAA